GTGAAAGCGGCCATGGTGCCGCTGCACTTCTGGCTGCCGGACAGCTACCCGACGGCGCCCGCGCCGGTCACCGCGGTGTTCGCCGGGCTGCTCACCAAGGTCGGCATCTACGCGCTGATCCGCACCCAGACGCTGGTGTTCAGCCATTCCGAGAGCTGGAACCTGATGCTCGGCATCGCGCTGATCACCATGGTCGTCGGCGCGCTGGGCGCGCTGGCCCAGAACGACCTGAACCGGCTGCTGTCCTTCCTGCTGGTCAGCCACATCGGCTACATGCTGTTCGGGCTCGGCGTCTACGACGTGGTCGGCCTGACCGGCGTGATCCTCTACGTCGTGCACCACATCACCGTGCAGGCCGCGCTGTTCCTGGTCAGCGGTCTGATCACGCGGCACACCGGCACCGTGGCGCTGACCCGGATGGGCGGCCTGGCCAAGGCCGCGCCGATGATCGCGGTGCTGTTCGCGCTGCCCGCGCTGACGCTGGCCGGGGTGCCGCCGTTCTCCGGTTTCGTGGCCAAGCTGGCGCTGCTGCAGGCCGGTGTCGGTGCCGGGACCTGGACGGCCTACGCGGTCACCGGCGGCCTGGTGCTGACCAGCCTGCTCACCCTCTACGCCATGGCGCGGGTGTGGACGCGGGCGTTCTGGGGGCAGGTCAAAGCTCCTGAGCAGGACCCCGACCCGACCGATGAGCTGGTGGTCGGCACCGCCACCTCGAACCGCCCGATGGTGGTGGCCAGCGGGGTGCTGGTGGCGACCAGCGTGGTGATCGCGCTGGTGGCGGGCCCGCTGGCGGAGGTCAGCGGGCGGGCCGCGGAGGACCTGATGCACGGCGAGACCTACCGGAGCGCGGTGTTGGGAGGTGCCGTCGAATGACCGAGCGGATCACCCGTCGCGGCGGGCTGCTGCGGCGGTTGCCGATGGTGGCCTGGCTGACCCTGGTCTGGGTGATGCTGTGGGGCACCTTCGACCTGGGCACGCTGTTCTTCGGCCTGGTGGTGGCGGTGTTCGTGTCGACGCTGTTCCCGAACCCGGCCATCCGCACCAACATCGCGGTGCGCCCGCTGCGGGTGCTGCAGCTAGCCGGCTACCTGGCCTGGGACCTGGTGATCTCCACCGCGCGGGTCTCCTGGCAGGCGGTCACCCAGGGCCCGAACGCGCCCGCCGGGATCGTGGCGGTGACGCTGCGGACCGACTCCGACCACATCACCGCGATGGTGGCCAACGCGCTGTCGCTGGCCCCTGGCAAGTTCGTGCTGCAGATCGACCGGGCCCACCGGATCTGCTACGTCTACTCGCTCGGCATGCGCGCCGCCGACGCCGAGTCGGTGCGCCAGGAGGTGCTCGCCCTGGAACGCCGGGTGGTGCGCGCGGTCGGCTCGGCGGCGGAGCTGGCCCTGGTCAACGGAACGGAGGGGCGCTCATGACATCCCTTGTGCCAACCGGAGTCCTGCCTCACCGCACCTCAGTGGACCGTGATGCAACCCAGCCACGAGAAGCCGCGAAACGCGAGTTCGATCCTGGGCGTAACCACCACTGAAGATCGCGGAGGGGCGGGACAGCGTTCTGCCTCACCGCACCTCAGGGGACCGTGATGCAACCCAGCCACGAGAAACCCTCAAAACGCAAGATCACTCCCGAACGTAACCACCACTGAAAATCCCGGAGAGGCGGGACAGTATGACCTGGGTCTTCATCGTGACCGTCGGCCTGCTGAGCGTGGCCGGGCTGCTGGTCCTGGTGCGGCTGATCCTCGGCCGCACCACGCTGGACCGGATCGTGGCGGTCGACGTGTTCGTCACCGTGATCATCGCCGGGACGTGCGCGGGCATGGGCTGGTTGCAGGACGGCTCGAACATCGCGCTGCTGGCCGCCTTCGCGCTGCTGGCGTTCATCGGGTCGGTCAGCGCTGCCCGGCTGGTCGAGAAGAAGGAGCCGTACCGATGAGCCTGCTGGACGTCTTCTCCGCGGTCTGCCTCATCGGCGGCGCGCTGTCCTGCCTGCTCGGGGCCATCGGCCTGCTGAGCTTCCCGGACGTGCTGGCCCGCCTGCAGGCCGCCACCAAGCCGCAGACGCTGGGGCTGATGCTGATCCTGATCGGCACCGCCGTGCAGCTGGACTTCATCTACGCGTCAGGCCTGATCCTGGTGGCGCTGTTCCAGATGCTCACCGCGCCGGTGATGGCGCAGCTGGTGGGCCGGGCGGCCTACCGCGCGGACAGCATCCGCCGGGAGACGCTGGTGGTGGACGAGCTCGGGGACCGGATCGAACGGGAGCGCCGGGACCGCTGATCCGATCCGGCACATCTCGCACGCGACCGGTCACAGTGCGCGCCGACTATGATCAAATGGTCCTGTACGGGTGACCACGAAAGTGTCGGTAGTCCGACGCGGCTGCAGAAGGATGTGGAGCCATCATGTGGCGGACCGGCCGCGTTCTCGCTGGCCTCGCGATCGCGTTGTCCCTGTTCCTGGTCCCTCCGGCGGCCGTCGCCGAGGAGGTCGCCGCACCGCCGACGACCGTCGTGGTCGCGCAGGAGCCGCCGCCCGCACCGCCCGCCGAGCAGCCGCCCGCGGACGCCGGCACCGATGCGCGCCAGCGCATGGGGATCGGCATCGCCGGTTTCGTGCTGATCGGCGCGGTGCTGCTGTCGCGCCGCCTCCGCAAGAAGCCGGTCTTGTTTGTCAAGTGGAAAAAGTAGTAAACCACCCGGAAACCGGCCGACCGGTCTGTTCTTAGCGGAATAATTTCGCTGTCAATTCTCGCCATGGACTAGACCTGACGGCGAACCTGTGGGATTTTCACAACTGACTACGTGCGTAGGCGCAAGGCCCACGAGGTGACAGCAGTCCCTGACGTGCGTAGATCGGGGCGAACGCCCCCCACGAACGTGGGCCGGCACCGGGAAGCCCCCCGACCGGTGCCGGCCC
This portion of the Saccharopolyspora antimicrobica genome encodes:
- a CDS encoding Na+/H+ antiporter subunit E, whose amino-acid sequence is MTERITRRGGLLRRLPMVAWLTLVWVMLWGTFDLGTLFFGLVVAVFVSTLFPNPAIRTNIAVRPLRVLQLAGYLAWDLVISTARVSWQAVTQGPNAPAGIVAVTLRTDSDHITAMVANALSLAPGKFVLQIDRAHRICYVYSLGMRAADAESVRQEVLALERRVVRAVGSAAELALVNGTEGRS
- a CDS encoding monovalent cation/H+ antiporter complex subunit F, which translates into the protein MTWVFIVTVGLLSVAGLLVLVRLILGRTTLDRIVAVDVFVTVIIAGTCAGMGWLQDGSNIALLAAFALLAFIGSVSAARLVEKKEPYR
- a CDS encoding Na+/H+ antiporter subunit D, which produces MTVLVALPVLLPLLAAGLSLALGRFADIQRALGLLVLGAIIVDAAVLLYVADRFGPVVLQMGAWPAPFGITLVADRLSALLLMISSVVTFAVLIYSIGQRITDYGRERSSTTFHPMYLMLCAGVSLAYLTGDLFNLFVAFEIMLSSSYVLITRRTTATRVRAGMTYVIVSLASSLLFITMIALVYASTGTVNLADLGEKVHQLPDGLQIALALLVVIVFGVKAAMVPLHFWLPDSYPTAPAPVTAVFAGLLTKVGIYALIRTQTLVFSHSESWNLMLGIALITMVVGALGALAQNDLNRLLSFLLVSHIGYMLFGLGVYDVVGLTGVILYVVHHITVQAALFLVSGLITRHTGTVALTRMGGLAKAAPMIAVLFALPALTLAGVPPFSGFVAKLALLQAGVGAGTWTAYAVTGGLVLTSLLTLYAMARVWTRAFWGQVKAPEQDPDPTDELVVGTATSNRPMVVASGVLVATSVVIALVAGPLAEVSGRAAEDLMHGETYRSAVLGGAVE
- the mnhG gene encoding monovalent cation/H(+) antiporter subunit G — protein: MSLLDVFSAVCLIGGALSCLLGAIGLLSFPDVLARLQAATKPQTLGLMLILIGTAVQLDFIYASGLILVALFQMLTAPVMAQLVGRAAYRADSIRRETLVVDELGDRIERERRDR